The genomic stretch TAAAATTTTAAAAGCAACTTTTAGTGCAATGCGCTATATGAAACAGCTTAAAGTGGATGCTGTTGCAGGCTTTGGGGGATATGTGGCAGGCCCGGGTGGGCTAGCAGCGCGTTTATTAGGTATTCCTGTTCTCATCCATGAGCAAAATGCGGTTGCAGGATTTACCAATGCACAGTTATCCCGTGTTGCTAAAGTGGTATGTGAAGCGTTTCCAAATACATTTCCTGCTAGCGAAAAAGTAGTGACAACCGGCAATCCGGTACGTCGTGAAATCACTGATATCTTAAGTCCAAAGTGGCGCTATGATGAACGCGAGCAAGCGGGTAAGCCGTTAAATATTTTAATTGTGGGCGGCTCTTTAGGTGCAAAAGCACTGAATGAACGCTTACCTCCGGCATTAAAACAACTTGAAGTTCCACTGAATATTTTCCATCAATGTGGTCAGCAACAGGTTGAAGCAACTCAAGCTTTGTACGCAGACGTACCAGCAAATTTGACCGTACAGGTTTTGCCGTTTATTGAAGATATGGCGAAAGCTTATAGCGAAGCAGACCTGATTATTTGCCGTGCTGGTGCTTTAACTGTGACAGAAGTAGCAACAGCTGGTGTTGCAGCAGTTTTTGTACCGCTTCCTATTGCGGTGGATGACCACCAAACTGCAAATGCCAAATTTCTGGCCGATGTCGGTGCTGCAAAAATTTGCCAGCAATCGACTATGACACCAGAAGTTTTAAATCAATTGTTTACTACGCTGATGAATCGCCAATTACTTACAGAAATGGCAGTGAAAGCGCGTCAACATGCCCAACCAAATGCAACTCAGCATGTGGTTGATCTTATCCAAAAAATGTAATCGGATTTACTATGTCTCCATCAACAGCTGCGAACCAAGCAAAAAAACTGATTAAAGTGCCTGAAATGCGCCGTATCAAACACATTCATTTTGTGGGGATCGGTGGCGCTGGGATGTGTGGCATTGCAGAGGTATTGGGCAACCAAGGCTATAAAATTTCCGGTTCAGACATTAAAGCGTCTAAAACTACAGAACAATTAGAGAAAAATGGCATCAAAGTTTATATTGGCCATCAACCGGAAAATATTAAAAATGCCAATGTGCTTGTAGTTTCTACAGCAATTGATCCAGAAAATCCGGAAATTAAAGCTGCAATTGAACAGCGTGTTCCAATTGTACGTCGTGCAGAAATGCTAGGTGAGCTTATGCGTTACCGTCACGGTATTGCTGTGGCTGGTACACATGGTAAAACTACAACCACAAGTCTTTTGACGACAATGTTGGCGGAAGAAAACCTTGATCCAACTTATGTTATTGGCGGCTTACTTAACAGTACAGGCGTAAATGCGGCTTTAGGTGAAAGCCGTTTTATCGTAGCTGAAGCTGATGAATCGGATGCATCTTTCCTTTATTTGCAACCAATGGCAGCGATTGTAACCAATATCGATGCTGACCATATGGACACCTATGAAGGTAGTTTTGATAAATTAAAAGATACGTTTGTACAGTTCCTTCATAACTTACCATTTTATGGTTTGGCTGTAGTTTGTGGTGATGATGCGAACATTCGTGAAATTTTGCCGCGTGTAGGCCGTCCGGTTATTACTTATGGTTTTAATGAAGATAATGACATTCGTGCAGTTGATATTGAACAAGATGGTATGCAATCGCACTTCACTGTGTTGCGTAAAGGTCGTGAACCATTGCGTTTAACAATTAATCAACCAGGCTTACATAATGTTTTAAATGCCTTAGCAGCAATTGGTGTTGCAACAGATGAAGGTGTTTCTGATGATGCAATTAGCCGTGCATTAGAAGGATTTAGTGGTGTAGGTCGCCGCTTCCAAGTGCAAGGTGAATTTGAACTTGCTGATGGCAACGTTAAGTTAGTTGATGACTATGGACATCATCCGAAAGAAGTAGAAGCAACTATTAAAGCTGCTCGCCAAAGCCATCCGGATCGTCGTTTGGTTATGTTGTTCCAACCACACCGTTACTCTCGTACTCGCGATTGTTTTGATGACTTCATTGAAGTGCTCTCTCAAGTCGACCAATTATTATTATTGGAAGTTTACCCAGCTGGTGAAAAACCTATTGTGGGTGCAGACAGCCGTACTTTAGCGCGTAGTATTCGTTTACGTGGACAAGTAGAGCCGATTTTGGTCGATCCGGTTGAAGGTAATTTGCAAAACATCATGCAAAATGTGTTACAACCAAATGACTTGTTATTAACACAAGGTGCGGGTAACGTGGGAGCAATTTCAGTAGAACTTGCACAACACCATTTGTATGTGAAATAAACAAAAAGTATTGAATAATCGGGTTAAGGATTTAAACGTGTCAAATGCTACAAAATTCGGCAAAGTTGCCGTGTTGTTTGGTGGGAAATCGGCTGAGCGTGCTGTGTCTTTGGATAGTGGTCAGGCAGTTTTGGACGCTTTGTTACGTTCAGGTGTTCAGGCTGAAGCATTTGATCCACAAGACCGCAGTGTGACTGAACTTGTAAATTATGATCGTGCATTTATTGTATTGCATGGTCGCGGCGGTGAAGATGGCCAAATTCAAGGTGTGCTTGAATGGTTAAATCTGCCTTATACAGGAACAGGCGTGCAAGGTTCTGCTATTGGCATGGATAAAGTTAAAACCAAGCAAATCTGGCAAGGTAGCGATTTACCTACAGCGCCATATCGTATTATTACTAAAGAAACAGATTTAGATGCGGTGATTGCTGAGTTAGGTTTACCTGTCATTATTAAACCTGTACATGAAGGCTCAAGTGTCGGCATGAGTAAGGTTGAGAAAGCAGAAGACTTTGCAGCAGCAATTGAAAAAGCGACTCAGCACGATGCTGTGGTGATGGCAGAAAAATGGATCACTGGTCGTGAATTCACAATTTCATTCCTCAATGGGCAGCCTTTGCCGGTTATTCGTTTGCAACCACCAGCAGATGTAGCTTTCTACGACTATGAAGCGAAATATCAACGTAATGATGTAGAGTATGGTATTCCTTGTGGTCTCAGTGAGGCTGAAGAGAAAAACCTACAAGCATTGTGTTTACGTGCTTTTCAGGCGGTGGGTGCAGAAGGCTGGGGTCGTATTGATGCGATGCAGGATGAGCAAGGTAATTTCTGGCTTTTAGAAGTAAACACTGTTCCAGGTATGACCAGTCACTCTTTAGTTCCAAAAGCTGCTAAAGCGGTTGGTTATAGCTTTGATGAATTGTGTGTTGCGATTCTTGAGCAAACATTGGAAGGTACGGCTTAAATATGGCACAACTTCCGGCTTCCATGCGCCGTAAACGTGCGGCCATCACCTCTATTCATGATAAACCGCCTACGCGTAAGCAGAAACTTGCGAATGCTGGTGGATGGGTGCTGTTGGTTATTGCTTTTGTAGTGCTGGCAGTCGGGATTTATGGGTTATATAAAGTTATTACAGATGCAACAGTTGCAAAACTAGAAGTTGTAGGTTCAGCATCTTCTGTTGAAACCCAACAAGTGATGCAACATGTTGCTCCAATTATAAAAGCAAATTATTTCACATCTGATTTAGAGCAGATTCGTGACAAAACATTAGAAATTTCATGGGTAGACCGAGTTGTTGTATCTCGTGCTTGGCCCAATGGTATTCGTGTTCGTGTCATGCCTCGACATGCTATCGCCCGTTGGGGAACAGGTCGCTTGTTAAGCGATGGAGGCGATGTATTTAGTGAGGCGGAGCCAACAATTCATCCTGAACTTCCGTTGCTTCATGGGCCGGTAAGTCAGTCAAAAATGATGATGCGACGCTATAATGAAATTAATCAATTATTCCATCCTGTCAATTTACGCTTAAAAGAGTTATATCTGACTGAGCGAATGACTTGGTTTATGCAGTTTGACTCTGGTTTACGCATTATTGTTGACCAAGATCAAACAATGAATAAGTTGCAACGTTTAAGTCATTTGGCACAATCTGACTTAAAACAAGTGTGGCCGAAAATCTCAGCCATTGATTTGCGATATCGTAATGGATTATCTATTCAATGGAAGAACGCAACACCACCTAAAATTGTGAATGGTCAGTTTGTTGTAACGATTGATGACACAAGCATTGCAGGTGGAACAAAAGCAAAGCCATAATACGTGGCTTTAAAATAGGCAATTTGCCTGGTATTAAACAACAAAGAAATGGTATGAGTGATGAGTGAAGCTGTTCCCTCAGTTGTTGCGATTGACATTGGGACGCATAAAGTTTCAGTTTTGATTGGAAAAATTCATGCGCCGGATAACATTCAAGTTATCGGTATGGCAACTGCTCGCAATCGAGGCATGAATAAAGGAAAAATTGTAAGCCTCGATAAAGTCATTGCTGCGATTAAAAATGCTGTTGCAGAAGCGGAAAATATGGCCGAATGTCGCATTCATAGCGCCTGGGTATCTATTCCGAGTACCGAGCTGCAAAGCTTTTATGCCTCTGGTCGCACACCAGTATCTAATCCAGCACATGTGATTACAACAAATGAAGTTGTGCGCGCGTTAGAATTGGCAAAAGCAAGTCATGTGACTTCGGATTACTATTTAGCAAGTGCAGTGCCGTTAGGTTTTGAATTGGGTGATTCTGCTGAATGGGTGCAGAATCCAATTAATATGACTGCCCATAGTATGACTGGACATTATCAGTTAATGATGATGCCTATAGCGACTATGCAAAACCTTGATCGTGCCATGAAAGGTGCAAATATCGGGGTTGAAAAAATGGTGGTGTCTTGTCTGGCAACCGCTGAGGCAAGCTTGCTGAAAGATGAAAAAGAGTACGGTGTTTGTCTGGTTGATATTGGCGCAGGCATTACCAATCTTGCAGTTTATCTTGATGGACGTTTAGCTCTGGCGCGTACATTGCAACGTGGTGGTGAGCATGTCACACGTGATATTGCTGCTGTATTGCAAACTACGACAGAAGAAGCTGAACGAATTAAAATTCTACATGGTTGCGTCGATTTAAGTGCTGTTAAGCCAGATCACATGATTCAAGTAGAAGGAATTGATGGCCCTCAAACCATTAGCCGGATTGAGTTGTCAGAAATTATTATTGCCCGTTATGAAGAGATCTTTAGCCAGATTCGCGATGAACTCGAACAAAGCGGTGCAATTCATGGTTTATACCATGGGGTAGTATTGACAGGGGATGCTTGTCAAATAGAAGGTATGGTGAGTTTAGCTCGTCGTATGTTGGGTGTATCTGCACATTTGGGTAATCCGCCGTTACAGGTTTATGCTGATGATCAACATCAAGCAGCCTTACGTCGTTCTATGTATGCAACAGCAGCTGGTTTGCTCATGTTTAGCCAAAGTGAGTTGCAAGATGCTGTTGAAGAGCCTGAAGAGGCAAATGACCGTTCGGTATGGGAACGAATGGTAAATGGCTGGAATGCGTTTAATAGCAAGTTAAAAGCCATTTTTTAGGATGTATGTATTTATTGGTAGAATTGTTAGGAAGTTGTAAGAGAAAACCGCTGTACTTGACAAGGTTGGTATTGCACAGCATTCTTAAAATTAGTTATTTTTGAAAATCAAGGCAGTATACGGGCTGAAGTGACTGCCATAATGTATTAGGAACCCTAAAGGTCATGGCCTCATTTGAATTTATAGAAGATGAACTAAACGATGGCAACGGTCAAGCCCGTTTCACTGTATTTGGTGTAGGTGGTGGTGGCGGTAATGCCGTTCAACATATGGTGCAGTCTGATATTCAAGGTGTTAAATTCGTTTGTGCCAATACAGACAAACAAGCACTGGACTGTATGAATGCACCTTTCAAAATTCAGTTAGGCGAGCAAAGTACACGTGGTCTAGGTGCTGGTGCTAACCCTGAAGTAGGGCAAGTTGCAGCAGAAGAAAGCCGTGAAATCATTCGTCACCACCTTGAAGGTACCGATATGGTTTTCGTTACCGCTGGTATGGGTGGTGGTACAGGTACTGGTGCAGCGCCTGTTGTGGCTGAAGTTGCTAAAGAAATGGGTATTTTGACCGTTGGCGTAGTTACAACTCCATTTAACTTTGAAGGCCGTCGTCGTTTAAAATCTGCTGAACGCGGTATTGAAGCACTTGAAGCACATGTTGATTCATTGATTATTATCCCTAACCAACGCTTATTGAGCGTATATGGTGATATTTCAATGAAAGATGCTTATAAAAAAGCTGATGATGTATTGTTAAACGCTGTACGTAGTATCTTTGACTTGGTTGTTAACCGTGGTCACATTAACCTTGACTTCGCCGATTTGAAAACTGCAATGAGCACTCGCGGTTACGCAATGATGGGTGCTGGTTTAGGTCGTGGTGAAGATCGTGCACGTCAAGCTGCTGAACAAGCGATCCGTAGTCCATTACTTGATAATGTTAATATTATTAATGCCAAAGGTGTGTTAATTAACATTACGGGTGGTGATGATATTACGTTACGTGAAACAGAAATCATTACTGATGTTGTGAACCAGATTGTTGACCTTGATGAAGGCGAAATCTTCTACGGGACAGTATTTGATCCAGATGCACGTGATGAATTACGTGTAACAGTGATTGCAACTGGTTTAACTCGTAATGCAGCAGACGCTGAACCGAGAAAGCGTAACACGGTAAGCCATGCATCGAGTCAATCAGCTCAATCTATTGATGAAGATGATGTTCCTGCAATTAATAAGCGTCAAAACGCCGATAATGAAGTCAGTAGCACAGCAAGTTCTACTCCGCGTTCTTCTCCAATGAGTATTCAAGATTACTTGAAAAATCAGCAACGTAAGTAAATTATCGTTAGATTTAATGAAGGGCAGTGTTTAAACACTGCCTTTTTTTATTTTTGATCAATGACTAAATATGCTAACGTATAGCGGTTTTAAAAAAGAAGTTACAAAGCATGGTGAAACAGCGTACTCTCAATCGTGTGGTAAAAGCGAGTGGAATAGGTCTTCATAGCGGTCAAAAAGTGATGATCAATTTCATTCCACATACCGTGGATGGAGGTATTGTATTTCGCCGTATCGATTTGGATCCGCCAGTCGATATCCCTGCTAATGCATTGCTCATCCAAGAAGCTTTTATGTGCTCCAACTTGGTAACCGGAGATATAAAAGTAGGCACAATTGAGCATGTAATGAGTGCAATTGCAGGTTTAGGAATTGATAACCTGATTGTTGAAGTATCTGCTTCTGAAGTTCCAATTATGGATGGTAGTGCCGGTCCATTTATTTACCTTTTAATGCAAGGTGGATTACGTGAACTAGATGCACCGAAAAAATTTATAAGAATATTAAAACCAGTTGAAGCACTGATTGATGATAAGAAAGCAATTTTCAGTCCTCATAATGGTTTTCAATTAAATTTCACGATTGATTTTGACCATCCGGCGTTTGCCAAAGAATATCAATCCGCGACGATTGACTTTTCGACAGAAACTTTTGTTTATGAAGTTAGTGAAGCACGTACATTTGGTTTCATGAAAGATCTAGATTATCTGAAAGCAAACAATTTAGCGCTAGGCGCAAGTTTGGATAATGCGATTGGTGTAGATGATACAGGGGTCGTCAACGAAGAAGGCTTACGTTTCGCCGATGAATTTGTTAGACATAAGATTTTAGATGCAGTTGGTGATTTGTATTTGCTTGGTCATCAAATTATTGCCAAGTTTGATGGCTATAAATCAGGACATGCTTTAAATAATCAGTTGTTACGCAATGTTCAAAGTGATCCGAGTAGTTATGAAATTGTAACATTTGATGACGAGAATCAGTGTCCAATTCCATATGTCAGCGTGACATAAGTCATTGTCTTTACTTGGCTATGTTATAATGTAACATTTAAAAGTGTGATTATAATCACATAATAAGAACGATTCTAATTAAGAAATAGAAAGCTGATCATTTTTTATTGCTTGCCAAACGTAGTAAAGCTTGGCTAAGCTTAGGGTCGCTCACGAAGTCGGCTGCACTACGTAACATTTCTTGTGTTTCCGGGGGGATGGGTTTAGAGGGCTCAGATGAGGGTGTATTGGGAGTGTTTTTATTTCTCAAGCGAACCTGAATTCTTTGTAAGTCTTTCAACCCTTCAAGTTGAGATAATTTAGATACATATTGGTTCTGTAAGTAACTGAGTTGACTGATCATCGCTTGATTTTCACCAGTAATGATTAAAGAACCATTTTGATAACACACGACCTGCCATTGTTCCGGTTGGGGTAATAAGGGTTGGATAATTTTCGTAAGTCTTTGCCATTGCGCGACTTGCGTTGTTAGAAACGTAAGGTTTCCTGTTTTTATGTGTTTTCCGGTTTGTTGAAAAACGTTATCGGGTTTAGACATGTTCATTCTCGGATGGATTATTGTCTTCATCTTAAGCGTTCATTTCAATCGATATCAAGGAAGAGATCATAAGGAACTTGAGTAAGAACAGTTTCAAGAGGTTTTTATGCACACGCGTCGTATTTTATTAGCGTTTTCACTTGCCGCTTCGGCAGCATCAGTTGCTTTTGCAGATTATCAAACAATTAACCAATCTACTGACTCAGATCGATTGGAACAGCTATCAAAAACATTATCTCAAGGTTCATATACTCATCCTGACGATTTAGATCTTCCGGCGAGTGCGAAAGTTTCAGTGACCTTACGCCAAAAAACAGTTGAACTCAACAATGAGTCGCTTGCAAAGAAGTACGGTAATGCGACTGCAAAGAATTCTTTTAATGCCTCTTCTTCAAATTCTTACTCTTGGTTAGTTTCTCATCCTCTTCCTGATACTGTACGAGTTTCTTCAAACTTTGGTGGTCGCACCATGGGTGGTCGTGCAGAACATCATGGTGGTTTAGATATGGCTGCTCCGAGTGGCACACCAATCTATGCTACAGGCCCAGGTATCGTAACTAAATCTGGTTGGGGCACTGGCTATGGTCAATATGTTGAAATTAACCACGGCAATGGTTACTTAACGCGTTACGCTCATGCTTCACGTTTAATGGTTCGTGTAGGCGACCAAGTGTCAGCAGGCGAGCATATTGCTAATGTAGGTTGTACAGGTCGTTGTACTGGCCCACATTTACATTATGAAGTAGTGAAAGATGGTCAACGTAAGAACCCAACGACTTACTTAGCGATGCTTCCATAAAACATAGTTAAAAAAGTAAGGTTATTAAATTTATGAATCTAAAACTAAGCTAAACCTTTTTTAACGTAAAGATTGTATAAAAAAACGCCATTATTGGCGTTTTTTTGTTATTTTGTTTAATGCTCGGTCAATGACTATTCATTCAGAAAATAATAGAGCCCCCTCACATTCACCCGAGGCAATAACTTGAAAGGGGTAAAACGTGGTAAAAATACAAAGTAGATTAGAGAACAAGGAACAGGTGAATTATGGCGTTTTACGGTGACTCCGACGCACAAGAAACCCAAGAATGGCAAGATGCATTCGATTCAGTTTTACAACATATGGGAACTGAACGAGCGGCATTCTTGTTGGAAAAACTTTACCAACAAGCAATTGCTAAGCATGTTCCAATTCAACGTCTCAATACACCTTACTTAAATACAATTTCTGTTGAAGAACAACCTGCAATGCCAGGCGACCAAGATATGGAACGCCGTATTCGTGCATTGATTCGTTGGAATGCCTTAGCAATGGTACTTCGTGCGAATAAAACAGGTGATGATTTAGGTGGACACTTGGCGAGCTTCGCATCAAGTGCAACATTATATGACGTAGGTTTTAACCATTTCTTCCGCGCAAACAGCAATAATTTTGGCGGAGATATGATTTATTACCAAGGACACTGTGCTCCTGGTATTTATGCACGTTCATTCCTTGAAGGACGTTTAACTGAAGAACAGTTAAGTAATTTCCGCCGTGAAGTTGGCGGTAACGGTTTACCAAGCTATCCACATCCATATTTAATGCCTGACTATTGGCAATTCCCAACCGTATCAATGGGTCTTGGTCCAATCATGTCAATTTATCAAGCGCACATTCAAAAATATTTGATGAACCGCGGCTTGATCAAAGAAGAAGATCGTAAAGTTTGGGCTTATCTTGGCGACGGTGAGATGGATGAGCCAGAAAGTACTGGTGCAATTTCACTTGCTGGTCGTGAAAAGCTTGATAACCTTATCTGGGTTGTTAACTGTAACTTACAGCGTCTAGATGGTCCGGTACGTGGTAACGGTAAAATCATTCAAGAGTTAGAATCTTTATTCCGTGGCGCAGGCTGGCGTGTAATTAAAGTTGTATGGGGCCGTCATTGGGACCCACTTCTTGCAAAAGACACCTCAGGCGCTTTGAAAGCGGTAATGGAAGAAACAGTTGATGGTGAGTACCAACGCTATCAAGTGAAAGGTGGTGCATATACACGTGAGAAATTCTTTGGCAAGTACCCAGAAGCTGCGGAACTTGTAAAAGATTTAAGCGATGAAGACATCGATAATCTCAACCGTGGTGGTCACGACCCTTACAAAGTGTTTGCTGCATATGCAGAAGCAATGAAAGCCAAAGGTCAACCAACAGTTATTCTTGCGAAAACTGTTAAAGGTTACGGTTTGTCCGAAGAAATTGAAGCGGTGAACAAAACTCACCAAATCAAAAAAATGCAGATCGACTCTTTAAAATATGTACGTGACCGTTTCAACCTTCCATTTACAGACGATAAGTTAGAAGAGCTTCCATTCTACCGCCCAAGTGAAAACTCTCCAGAAATGAAGTATATGAAGGCGCGTCGTGAAGCATTAGGTGGTTACCTACCTGCACGTCGTCGTGAGAGTGAAACTTTAGCGATTCCTGAATTATCTGTATTTGATGCTGTATTAAATGGTTCAGGTGGTAAAGAACAGTCTACCACTATGGTCATGGTTCGTTTAATTGCTTCTTTACTCAAAGAAAAAGCGATTAAAGACCGCGTAGTACCAATCGTTCCAGATGAAGCACGTACTTTTGGTCTAGAAGGTATGTTCCGTCAGCTCGGTATCTATGCCGCTCATGGTCAAAAATATACGCCAGAAGACCAAGAACAGTTAATGCATTACCGTGAAGCAAGTGACGGTCACATGCTTCAAGAAGGGATTAACGAAGCTGGTGCGATGAGTGCATGGGCTGCGTTGGCAACAAGTTATTCAACGAATAACTTGCCAATGATTCCAATGTATATGTACTACTCAATGTTCGGTTTCCAACGTATTGGTGACATTGCGTGGGCAGCTGGTGATGCGCAAGCTCAAGGTTTCTTGTTAGGTGCAACTGCTGGTCGTACAACGTTGAACGGTGAAGGTCTACAGCACCAAGATGGTCATTCGCATATCTTGGCGAACACGATTCCAAACTGTGTATCTTATGATCCATGTTTTGGTTATGAGTTAGCTGTAATCGTACATGACGGTTTAAAACGTATGTATGTGAACCAAGAGCGTGTGTTCTACTACTTAACTGTAATGAACGAAAACTACGAGCATCCTGCAATGCCTGAAGGCGCTGAGGAAGGCATTAAACGTGGTATGTACTTGTTCGAAAAAGATGAAAAAGCAACTGTCCAATTACTTGGTTCAGGTGTGATTCTTCGTGAAGTGATCAAAGCTGCGAAAATCTTACGTGATGAATACCAAATCCATTCAAACGTTTGGAGTGTAACAAGCTTCAATGAGTTGTCACGTGATGGTATGGCATGTGAAGAATATAACCGTTTACACCCACTTTCTGAAGAAGTGAAAGAATCATGGGTATCTAAACAGTTACGTGGTACAGAAGGTATCGTTGTTTCAGCAACTGACCATATGCGTGCTTATAGCGAACAAATCCGTGCTTATCTTCCAGATGGCCGTCCATTTGTTGCATTAGGTACAGATGGATACGGTCGTTCAGATACACGTGCTAACTTACGTAGTTTCTTTGGTGTTGACGCTGCACATATCGTTGTTGCTACTTTGAAAAAATTAGCTGACGAAGGTGAAGTAGATGCACGTTTGGTTAAAGACGCAATTTCTAACTTTGAGTTAGATACTGACCGTCCGGTGGCATGGGCTCCTCAAGCGCATCCAGAAGTTCAAGCAGTTGCTGAATATAATGAAACGCAAACAGGTGAGGGGAACTAAGCATGCAAATTAAGACCCCTGATATTGGTGTAGATAAAGCAGTTGTTGCTGAAATTTTAGTAAAAGTTGGCGACAGCATTGCAGAAAATGACAGCCTTGTTTTGCTTGAGTCAGATAAAGCCTCTGTTGAAGTGCCTAGCACTTCAGCAGGTGTAGTAAAAAGCATCCTAATCAAAGAAGGTGATAGCGTAACTGAAGGTACGGTATTGCTTGAACTTGAAGCTGAAGGAGCTGCACCTGCAGCTCAAGCAGAAGAGGCTCCAAAGACTGCACCAGCAGCTGAACAAACTGCAGCGCCAGCAGCGGCACAACAGTCTACAACGGCAGCTCAACCAGCAACTGCAACAACTAGTCAAGTGGTTGAAGTTCAAGTTCCCGATATTGGTGTTGAAAAAGCACTTGTTGGTGAAATTTTAGTAAAAGTTGGCGAGCAAATCGATGTTGAACAAAGCATCGTTGTGGTTGAGTCTGACAAAGCAACTGTAGAAGTACCAAGCAGTGTTGCAGGTACTGTAGAAAGCATTCAAGTTAAAGAAGGCGATACAGTTAAAGAAGGTGTTGTTCTTATTCAAGTGAAAACAGCAGCTGCATCTAATGCGCAAGCAGAAGCTCCTGGTACTACACCAGCTCCAGCTGCGGTAGCAGAACCGATTGCTGCAAAGCAAGAAACTGTGGCAGCGGCTCCA from Acinetobacter pittii encodes the following:
- the murG gene encoding undecaprenyldiphospho-muramoylpentapeptide beta-N-acetylglucosaminyltransferase, producing the protein MTDSQQSKPKHVMMMAAGTGGHVFPALAVAKQLQQQGCQVSWLATPTGMENRLLKDQNIPIYQIDIQGVRGNGVIRKLAAPFKILKATFSAMRYMKQLKVDAVAGFGGYVAGPGGLAARLLGIPVLIHEQNAVAGFTNAQLSRVAKVVCEAFPNTFPASEKVVTTGNPVRREITDILSPKWRYDEREQAGKPLNILIVGGSLGAKALNERLPPALKQLEVPLNIFHQCGQQQVEATQALYADVPANLTVQVLPFIEDMAKAYSEADLIICRAGALTVTEVATAGVAAVFVPLPIAVDDHQTANAKFLADVGAAKICQQSTMTPEVLNQLFTTLMNRQLLTEMAVKARQHAQPNATQHVVDLIQKM
- the murC gene encoding UDP-N-acetylmuramate--L-alanine ligase → MSPSTAANQAKKLIKVPEMRRIKHIHFVGIGGAGMCGIAEVLGNQGYKISGSDIKASKTTEQLEKNGIKVYIGHQPENIKNANVLVVSTAIDPENPEIKAAIEQRVPIVRRAEMLGELMRYRHGIAVAGTHGKTTTTSLLTTMLAEENLDPTYVIGGLLNSTGVNAALGESRFIVAEADESDASFLYLQPMAAIVTNIDADHMDTYEGSFDKLKDTFVQFLHNLPFYGLAVVCGDDANIREILPRVGRPVITYGFNEDNDIRAVDIEQDGMQSHFTVLRKGREPLRLTINQPGLHNVLNALAAIGVATDEGVSDDAISRALEGFSGVGRRFQVQGEFELADGNVKLVDDYGHHPKEVEATIKAARQSHPDRRLVMLFQPHRYSRTRDCFDDFIEVLSQVDQLLLLEVYPAGEKPIVGADSRTLARSIRLRGQVEPILVDPVEGNLQNIMQNVLQPNDLLLTQGAGNVGAISVELAQHHLYVK
- the ddlB gene encoding D-alanine--D-alanine ligase, whose product is MSNATKFGKVAVLFGGKSAERAVSLDSGQAVLDALLRSGVQAEAFDPQDRSVTELVNYDRAFIVLHGRGGEDGQIQGVLEWLNLPYTGTGVQGSAIGMDKVKTKQIWQGSDLPTAPYRIITKETDLDAVIAELGLPVIIKPVHEGSSVGMSKVEKAEDFAAAIEKATQHDAVVMAEKWITGREFTISFLNGQPLPVIRLQPPADVAFYDYEAKYQRNDVEYGIPCGLSEAEEKNLQALCLRAFQAVGAEGWGRIDAMQDEQGNFWLLEVNTVPGMTSHSLVPKAAKAVGYSFDELCVAILEQTLEGTA
- the ftsQ gene encoding cell division protein FtsQ/DivIB, with amino-acid sequence MAQLPASMRRKRAAITSIHDKPPTRKQKLANAGGWVLLVIAFVVLAVGIYGLYKVITDATVAKLEVVGSASSVETQQVMQHVAPIIKANYFTSDLEQIRDKTLEISWVDRVVVSRAWPNGIRVRVMPRHAIARWGTGRLLSDGGDVFSEAEPTIHPELPLLHGPVSQSKMMMRRYNEINQLFHPVNLRLKELYLTERMTWFMQFDSGLRIIVDQDQTMNKLQRLSHLAQSDLKQVWPKISAIDLRYRNGLSIQWKNATPPKIVNGQFVVTIDDTSIAGGTKAKP
- the ftsA gene encoding cell division protein FtsA is translated as MSEAVPSVVAIDIGTHKVSVLIGKIHAPDNIQVIGMATARNRGMNKGKIVSLDKVIAAIKNAVAEAENMAECRIHSAWVSIPSTELQSFYASGRTPVSNPAHVITTNEVVRALELAKASHVTSDYYLASAVPLGFELGDSAEWVQNPINMTAHSMTGHYQLMMMPIATMQNLDRAMKGANIGVEKMVVSCLATAEASLLKDEKEYGVCLVDIGAGITNLAVYLDGRLALARTLQRGGEHVTRDIAAVLQTTTEEAERIKILHGCVDLSAVKPDHMIQVEGIDGPQTISRIELSEIIIARYEEIFSQIRDELEQSGAIHGLYHGVVLTGDACQIEGMVSLARRMLGVSAHLGNPPLQVYADDQHQAALRRSMYATAAGLLMFSQSELQDAVEEPEEANDRSVWERMVNGWNAFNSKLKAIF
- the ftsZ gene encoding cell division protein FtsZ — protein: MASFEFIEDELNDGNGQARFTVFGVGGGGGNAVQHMVQSDIQGVKFVCANTDKQALDCMNAPFKIQLGEQSTRGLGAGANPEVGQVAAEESREIIRHHLEGTDMVFVTAGMGGGTGTGAAPVVAEVAKEMGILTVGVVTTPFNFEGRRRLKSAERGIEALEAHVDSLIIIPNQRLLSVYGDISMKDAYKKADDVLLNAVRSIFDLVVNRGHINLDFADLKTAMSTRGYAMMGAGLGRGEDRARQAAEQAIRSPLLDNVNIINAKGVLINITGGDDITLRETEIITDVVNQIVDLDEGEIFYGTVFDPDARDELRVTVIATGLTRNAADAEPRKRNTVSHASSQSAQSIDEDDVPAINKRQNADNEVSSTASSTPRSSPMSIQDYLKNQQRK
- the lpxC gene encoding UDP-3-O-acyl-N-acetylglucosamine deacetylase, whose product is MVKQRTLNRVVKASGIGLHSGQKVMINFIPHTVDGGIVFRRIDLDPPVDIPANALLIQEAFMCSNLVTGDIKVGTIEHVMSAIAGLGIDNLIVEVSASEVPIMDGSAGPFIYLLMQGGLRELDAPKKFIRILKPVEALIDDKKAIFSPHNGFQLNFTIDFDHPAFAKEYQSATIDFSTETFVYEVSEARTFGFMKDLDYLKANNLALGASLDNAIGVDDTGVVNEEGLRFADEFVRHKILDAVGDLYLLGHQIIAKFDGYKSGHALNNQLLRNVQSDPSSYEIVTFDDENQCPIPYVSVT
- a CDS encoding DciA family protein, producing MNMSKPDNVFQQTGKHIKTGNLTFLTTQVAQWQRLTKIIQPLLPQPEQWQVVCYQNGSLIITGENQAMISQLSYLQNQYVSKLSQLEGLKDLQRIQVRLRNKNTPNTPSSEPSKPIPPETQEMLRSAADFVSDPKLSQALLRLASNKK